The Musa acuminata AAA Group cultivar baxijiao chromosome BXJ3-6, Cavendish_Baxijiao_AAA, whole genome shotgun sequence region TGGTGGCTGATGGTGGTAGGTGCGCTCCGCCTCGCCTCCGTCTGGTTCGGCTTCTTCGACATCTGGGCATTGCGCATGGCCGTCTTTTCGCAGACACAAAGTACTAACTACATATTCCCCTTCGTCTCTCCCTCAATGTTGCTGATATGTTTCCGTAGATCGTCATCTAGGTATTCTCGGAGAAGCTATTGTTCATCACGATCTGTTACAGGGATGAGATCTACATGCTGTATTGCTCGCATTATCTAGAGAAAACCTTGTGTTGGATCTCTTTCTCTTGAAAATGAGGTTCATGAGGCTATAGAACtcatcttttttgttattattattattttatttgcagGTTTTTTGTATTATTAGTAAATATCATGTCCGCGAGTTTAAGTGGTTCAATTGCTAATGCATACTCTGAACGAAGGATTAGATCTGCATAGGCATATGGCGTTTGAAAAATTGGAATGGGTAGTCTTTTGGGTGGGTTGAGTTTGATCTTTGAGCGGGGCGCGGGTCTATAGTATAGGAAGGATCGATTGCATTGAATCTTGTAATACCCAATGATCTTGGATACTTTTATTTGGATCTTTATATTGTTGGATGTAAATTGCTCCTTCATGGTCCTGAACCAAAACTTCTGTGCGTCGAGCCTCTTGTTTGTTCCACCAAGAGTATGGATGTTGAAGTAGGAGTCATAAAGAATGGCCAAGTTTGGGTGCATTGGGAAGAGAGCAAGACCTCCTTAAGTATTTTTACTCGCGAGATTCATTTGGAATGTCCAGAAAGTTCCTTTGTATCCATGAGTTTCTACCTGGTTACTGGAGCCATAAAAGAATGTCAGATGACAAAGTTTGGATACATTGGGTAGAAAGCAATCCGTCCTTATAGATTTGGTTTTTTCTTAAGTTGTATCCATGGCTTTCTATTTACATGCTTCAACTATACTGCcatgatgataaaatatcaagTTTGATATTGCGTTTGTGCATGTACAAAAGTAAaattataaaggaaagatgcattGTCTTGTGCTTGATTACAAAGATAAATATCATTCACCAATTGGAGGTTAGGAATATTTAGTAAAGTCGACAAATATGACTAGACCTTGGGGCTCTGGTGGTGTGGCAAGATTATGCCTGTGCTTACTTCATCAAGTTTATATGCTCTTTCATGCTTTTGATGTTAGTGAGAGAATGTTACAGATATGTGGTACACTGTGAGACTTTTGACAAGTGATGGCTGCATTTTCATGCCTTAATGATTAATATTTTGTTATAATTCTGTTATTTCAAGCAAAATGactttttaaatggctttatttctataaGAAATTCGTGAACAAGTATCTAATGCCTATTTAGTAGGACTGGTTCAGAAGTTAGTTGCTTGGAGCCTGAAACTTGTCAAATTAAATATATTCAGAGTGTGGTTTACATCTTATGTAATGACTAAAACTAAAAGTTTGGTGTTCCCATCTTATGAAGTGCCACTAGTTCTCATGAAAAAATTTAGACAACCACTGGAGTATAGCAAACGGTTAGCTACCGTGCAGTAAAAGAATTTGGTATCCATAAAGATTTTAGCTGATTAGATTTTCAACTATCATTGTCTGCAATTGAAATTTTCTTGCAGTTCTCTGCTAAAGATTCGTAATTGTGAAAATTTTATATGCATCTATCTTGAAAATCTATATAATGTGGAATTGGTTCTTTGCTACATTAATAACAACTCTGTTATGATTGTTTCTAAAACCATTATGGATTTTACATGTAGTGACCGATGTTCATGGGCGGACATTTGGAATTTGGACGCTTTTGACATGCACACTCTGCTTTCTTTGTGCATTCAACCTTGAGAATAGGGCTCTTTATGCTGCGACCTTTTTATCTTTCATCTATGCCTTTGGACATTTTCTTACTGAATATCTAATATACCATACAATGGTTGCATCAAATCTGACAACTGTTGGCATCTTTGCTGGTAAGTCATTGTCATCTCTTTACAATTATTTGATACAATGTAGTTTGCTGCAACCTACAATATCTGTGCTTGCTTATTTCATAACTGAAGTTATTGAGATATGATGCTAAATAGTTGCAGGTTCACAAAATGATGTTACATGTATGGTTATCATTTTTATTGGTCATTACTtggtgattattttattatattctaCAAAAGAATTTCTTAATGCATCATATTAGCATGTCTTAAATTTTGAGTCAGAAATTTTGAGCAGAtagcatctttttcttctttcctctAATACTTAAATTGTGATCTCTTGCTTTTTCAAAGAAATTTTTGCTTCAGAAAATGTCAAATCCATCCTTAGAGCACTGATATAACCTGACACTGCAGAGGTTATACCTAAGAAAGGAAATTGAATATATTACAGATGTCAGTAGTAATTTCTATAGAAGATAGAATACCAGATGATACAGTAAAACGAGTCGAACACATATAAGAAGGTACAGAAATAGATTTAAAGGTGAAAATTAGAGAACAATTGAATTAGTAAAACAATCTATATGTTCCAAATATGTTCTATGGTATCTTATCCCTATTTTGAATCTCCAGGATAGCTCAAATGAAgataaatttaatcaatttaaaccttattttaaaaaaatccaaAACTACCTCTCAAGTAAGAGACCAAATTTCAATTATATGAAGGTTGGACATGTAGGTGAATGACATGTATAAACATGTCAACACCACGAATGGAAATTTTTTTGCACAATTTTAATAACCATTGATTTGTATATAACTTATGATTGCCATAATGTTATTCACAAAGATACTTCAATGCATATGTTGGAGGCTTATTCAGTTGAAAGAATCCAAAACACATTTGTATTGCTTGCACTCAATAGGTCCAGAAGCTATATGCAGATGAGACATTGTCGATATGTCATATAATTAAAGTGAAGATATCATAATTTATGTACTCTGAAGCTTCAAACACAACTCATAAGTATCCAAGTGTCAGTTTTATACATAGACAGCTAGAATAAAGTCCATACTTCAGTGCATCTGTCATTCTATTTATTAAGAAACAGTTTGGGCAGtcaatttaaaattaatatgtCAGTAACTATTCTAAGATGTTCCCTATACACTTGTTTGTATGAAACTGAAACCTTCTGGAATTTTTTTTGTGATAAGACCTTTGTGGATCTAATCTGTTTAACAATATGGGCTGCCTAATAGAACACTAAGGGACCAGAGGCAGCCAATTCTTTTTCTAAAACTAGTTCCTTCATTAATTCTGAAATAGAAATTTAACATCTAACTAGACTCTAAAGATCCTAATTTGGAGCCCAATTTACTTTTCAAATAGTTGTCCAAAATATGAAATGGCAAAAACTTAATTGGAGCTGAACTAGCACTAGAAACATAAAAACACAAATTAACTTATAATTTGATCTGCATCAAAAGCCTCATATAAGACAGTTATGGTGTAAAAATGAGGCTTTTACCTGAAGTACAGAAACCTTAATCAAACTTCA contains the following coding sequences:
- the LOC103989460 gene encoding ergosterol biosynthetic protein 28, with translation MKALSWWLMVVGALRLASVWFGFFDIWALRMAVFSQTQMTDVHGRTFGIWTLLTCTLCFLCAFNLENRALYAATFLSFIYAFGHFLTEYLIYHTMVASNLTTVGIFAGTSIVWMLLQWNAHQPQSASKQE